One Arvicanthis niloticus isolate mArvNil1 chromosome 13, mArvNil1.pat.X, whole genome shotgun sequence genomic window carries:
- the Pnpla3 gene encoding 1-acylglycerol-3-phosphate O-acyltransferase PNPLA3 isoform X1 translates to MYDPERRWSLSFAGCGFLGFYHVGATLCLSERAPHLLRDARTFFGCSAGALHAVTFVCSLPLDHIMEILMDLVRKARRRNIGTFHPFFNINKCVRDGLQETLPDNVHQIISGKVYISLTRVSDGKNVLVSEFHSKDEVVDALVCSCFIPLFSGLIPPSFRGERYVDGGVSNNVPVLDARTTITVSPFYGEHDICPKVKSTNFFHVNITNLSLRLCTRNLYLLTRALFPSDVKVMGDLCFQGYLDAFRFLEENGICNGPQRSLSLSSEEMVPEACLENGKLVGDKVPVNLCLTAVPCDENIWEMLSPKLSTALSQAIKDRGGYLSKVCNLLPVRILSYLMLPCTLPVESAIAAVHRLVMWLPDIQDDIQWLQWATSQVCVRMTMCLLPSTRSRASKDDHQTLKYGHHPSLHKPQGSSAGL, encoded by the exons ATGTACGACCCGGAGCGCCGCTGGAGCCTGTCGTTCGCAGGCTGCGGCTTCCTGGGCTTCTACCACGTCGGGGCTACGCTATGTCTGAGCGAGCGCGCCCCGCATCTCCTCCGCGATGCGCGCACTTTCTTCGGCTGCTCGGCCGGTGCACTGCACGCAGTCACCTTCGTGTGCAGTCTCCCTCTCG ACCACATAATGGAGATCCTCATGGACCTCGTACGGAAAGCCCGGAGGCGTAACATTGGCACCTTCCACCCGTTCTTCAACATTAACAAGTGCGTCAGAGACGGGCTCCAGGAGACCCTCCCAGACAATGTCCACCAGATCATTTCTGGCAAGGTTTACATCTCACTCACCAGGGTGTCGGATGGAAAGAATGTGCTGGTGTCTGAGTTCCATTCCAAAGATGAAGTGGTGGAT GCCCTGGTGTGTTCCTGCTTCATCCCTCTCTTCTCTGGCCTAATCCCTCCTTCCTTCCGAGGTGAG CGGTACGTGGATGGAGGAGTGAGCAACAACGTCCCTGTGCTGGATGCCAGAACCACCATCACGGTGTCCCCTTTCTATGGTGAGCATGACATCTGCCCCAAAGTCAAGTCCACCAACTTCTTCCATGTGAATATCACCAACCTCAGTCTTCGCCTCTGCACCAGGAACCTCTATCTTCTGACCAGAGCACTCTTCCCATCTGATGTGAAG GTGATGGGAGACCTGTGCTTTCAAGGGTACCTGGACGCCTTCCGGTTCCTGGAGGAGAATG GCATCTGTAATGGACCACAGCGTAGCCTGAGTCTGTCCTCGGAGGAGATGGTGCCAGAAGCCTGCTTGGAAAATGGCAAACTTGTGGGAGACAAGGTGCCAGTCAACCTATGCCTTACAGCTGTGCCCTGTGACGAGAACATCTGGGAGATGCTGTCCCCCAAGCTCAGCACAG CTCTGAGTCAAGCGATTAAAGACAGGGGGGGCTACCTGAGCAAAGTCTGCAACCTCCTGCCCGTCAGGATCCTGTCTTACCTCATGCTGCCCTGCACTCTGCCCGTGGAGTCAGCCATCGCTGCAGTCCACAG GCTGGTGATGTGGCTCCCTGATATCCAGGATGATATTCAGTGGCTACAATGGGCGACATCCCAGGTTTGTGTCCGAATGACGATGTGCCTGCTCCCCTCTACCAG atCCCGAGCATCCAAGGATGACCATCAAACACTCAAGTATGGACATCACCCATCTCTCCACAAACCCCAAGGCAGCTCTGCTGGTTTGTAA
- the Pnpla3 gene encoding 1-acylglycerol-3-phosphate O-acyltransferase PNPLA3 isoform X2 → MYDPERRWSLSFAGCGFLGFYHVGATLCLSERAPHLLRDARTFFGCSAGALHAVTFVCSLPLDHIMEILMDLVRKARRRNIGTFHPFFNINKCVRDGLQETLPDNVHQIISGKVYISLTRVSDGKNVLVSEFHSKDEVVDALVCSCFIPLFSGLIPPSFRGERYVDGGVSNNVPVLDARTTITVSPFYGEHDICPKVKSTNFFHVNITNLSLRLCTRNLYLLTRALFPSDVKVMGDLCFQGYLDAFRFLEENGICNGPQRSLSLSSEEMVPEACLENGKLVGDKVPVNLCLTAVPCDENIWEMLSPKLSTALSQAIKDRGGYLSKVCNLLPVRILSYLMLPCTLPVESAIAAVHRLVMWLPDIQDDIQWLQWATSQVCVRMTMCLLPSTSMRFLGKSQFLGLHCIKGLRARGRAQLSLQHVSPTRTTIRLCAQVTCKHSSNV, encoded by the exons ATGTACGACCCGGAGCGCCGCTGGAGCCTGTCGTTCGCAGGCTGCGGCTTCCTGGGCTTCTACCACGTCGGGGCTACGCTATGTCTGAGCGAGCGCGCCCCGCATCTCCTCCGCGATGCGCGCACTTTCTTCGGCTGCTCGGCCGGTGCACTGCACGCAGTCACCTTCGTGTGCAGTCTCCCTCTCG ACCACATAATGGAGATCCTCATGGACCTCGTACGGAAAGCCCGGAGGCGTAACATTGGCACCTTCCACCCGTTCTTCAACATTAACAAGTGCGTCAGAGACGGGCTCCAGGAGACCCTCCCAGACAATGTCCACCAGATCATTTCTGGCAAGGTTTACATCTCACTCACCAGGGTGTCGGATGGAAAGAATGTGCTGGTGTCTGAGTTCCATTCCAAAGATGAAGTGGTGGAT GCCCTGGTGTGTTCCTGCTTCATCCCTCTCTTCTCTGGCCTAATCCCTCCTTCCTTCCGAGGTGAG CGGTACGTGGATGGAGGAGTGAGCAACAACGTCCCTGTGCTGGATGCCAGAACCACCATCACGGTGTCCCCTTTCTATGGTGAGCATGACATCTGCCCCAAAGTCAAGTCCACCAACTTCTTCCATGTGAATATCACCAACCTCAGTCTTCGCCTCTGCACCAGGAACCTCTATCTTCTGACCAGAGCACTCTTCCCATCTGATGTGAAG GTGATGGGAGACCTGTGCTTTCAAGGGTACCTGGACGCCTTCCGGTTCCTGGAGGAGAATG GCATCTGTAATGGACCACAGCGTAGCCTGAGTCTGTCCTCGGAGGAGATGGTGCCAGAAGCCTGCTTGGAAAATGGCAAACTTGTGGGAGACAAGGTGCCAGTCAACCTATGCCTTACAGCTGTGCCCTGTGACGAGAACATCTGGGAGATGCTGTCCCCCAAGCTCAGCACAG CTCTGAGTCAAGCGATTAAAGACAGGGGGGGCTACCTGAGCAAAGTCTGCAACCTCCTGCCCGTCAGGATCCTGTCTTACCTCATGCTGCCCTGCACTCTGCCCGTGGAGTCAGCCATCGCTGCAGTCCACAG GCTGGTGATGTGGCTCCCTGATATCCAGGATGATATTCAGTGGCTACAATGGGCGACATCCCAGGTTTGTGTCCGAATGACGATGTGCCTGCTCCCCTCTACCAG CATGAGATTCCTAGGGAAATCTCAGTTCCTTGGCCTCCATTGTATCAAAGGGCTGAGAGCCAGAGGGAGGGCACAGCTGTCTCTTCAGCATGTCTCTCCTACCAGAACCACTATAAGGCTTTGTGCTCAGGTTACATGCAAACATTCTAGCAATGTCTGA